From Verrucomicrobiota bacterium, the proteins below share one genomic window:
- a CDS encoding DUF3341 domain-containing protein: protein MAETTSNYALLAEFETAADTLHAAEKVRDAGYTQWDVFTPFPVHGLDRAMGMKSSKVGWFSFLGGVTGYTTGMLMIWYMNAYDYRIPVGGKPMFSPFSAFPPSYELTILLGSFGAILGMLFLNRLPRLHHPLLKHRRFGLASHDRFFVVIETADPKFSETETRKLLEAAGSKRIEEVRD, encoded by the coding sequence ATGGCTGAGACGACCAGCAACTATGCCTTGCTCGCCGAGTTTGAAACGGCGGCGGACACTTTGCACGCGGCGGAAAAGGTGCGCGACGCTGGCTACACGCAATGGGACGTGTTCACGCCATTTCCCGTTCACGGCCTGGACCGGGCGATGGGAATGAAAAGTTCCAAGGTCGGATGGTTTTCCTTCCTCGGCGGCGTGACCGGCTACACGACGGGCATGTTGATGATCTGGTACATGAATGCTTACGACTACCGGATACCCGTCGGTGGCAAACCGATGTTCAGCCCCTTCTCCGCATTTCCGCCGTCCTATGAATTGACGATTCTGCTCGGCTCATTCGGCGCGATCTTAGGCATGTTGTTTCTGAATCGTCTGCCGCGCCTGCATCATCCGTTGCTGAAGCACCGGCGGTTTGGACTGGCGAGCCACGACCGGTTTTTCGTCGTGATTGAAACGGCTGACCCGAAATTTTCGGAAACCGAAACCCGCAAGTTGCTGGAAGCCGCCGGCAGCAAGCGCATCGAGGAAGTGAGGGATTGA
- the nrfD gene encoding polysulfide reductase NrfD, translated as MSDTVISPTVKIQPPPAELERIPLVANRRGPGWISDHIAGVVEGKTPLWWWCAFIPSFLCMIMLFCLIAYLIGTGVGVWGPGHPVMWGWAIVNFVWWIGIGHAGTLISAILFLLRQRWRTSINRAAEAMTIFAVMCAGIFPVIHIGRVWFGWWLLPLPNANGPIWPQFRSPLMWDVFAVSTYFTVSVLFWYVGLIPDLAVIRDRAKTKIRKFCYGLFALGWTGSNRHWSNYERAYLILAGLSTPLVLSVHSIVSLDFSVSQLPGWHTTIFPPYFVAGAIYSGFGMVLTLLVPLRKVCKLEEVITLRHVDLICKVTLATGCIVSYAYAMEYFIAWYSGNPYERFAFWQRLFGKYWYGGWAMLAFNMVTPQLFWFKKVRTNMIAVFVISILVNIGMWFERFVIVVGSLYRDFIPANWGYFKPTWVDVMTYVGTFGLFFTFFLLFIRFLPLIAIAEVKGVTPQADPHHPLGGAKEGGHH; from the coding sequence ATGTCTGACACTGTGATTTCTCCGACAGTCAAGATCCAGCCGCCGCCTGCGGAGCTGGAGCGTATTCCATTGGTTGCCAATCGGCGCGGGCCGGGATGGATTTCCGATCACATCGCCGGAGTGGTGGAAGGCAAGACGCCGCTCTGGTGGTGGTGCGCGTTCATTCCGAGCTTCCTTTGCATGATCATGTTGTTTTGTCTCATTGCCTATCTCATTGGTACGGGGGTGGGCGTCTGGGGGCCAGGCCACCCGGTTATGTGGGGCTGGGCCATCGTCAACTTCGTCTGGTGGATCGGTATCGGTCACGCCGGAACGCTCATTTCCGCGATTCTATTTCTGCTGCGCCAACGCTGGCGCACTTCGATCAACCGCGCCGCCGAAGCCATGACAATTTTCGCCGTCATGTGCGCCGGCATCTTCCCGGTCATTCACATCGGACGGGTCTGGTTTGGGTGGTGGCTGCTACCGTTGCCCAATGCGAACGGGCCGATCTGGCCGCAGTTCCGTTCGCCGTTGATGTGGGACGTGTTTGCCGTCTCGACTTACTTCACCGTGTCCGTGTTGTTCTGGTATGTGGGTTTGATTCCCGATCTGGCCGTCATCCGCGATCGGGCAAAAACCAAAATCCGAAAATTCTGTTACGGTCTGTTCGCGCTCGGTTGGACCGGCTCAAACCGGCACTGGAGCAATTACGAACGGGCTTATTTGATTCTGGCGGGTCTTTCCACACCGCTGGTGCTCTCGGTGCACAGTATCGTGTCGTTGGACTTCTCGGTGTCGCAACTGCCGGGCTGGCACACGACCATTTTCCCGCCGTACTTCGTGGCCGGTGCGATCTACTCCGGCTTCGGCATGGTGCTGACGCTGTTGGTGCCGTTGCGGAAGGTCTGCAAATTGGAAGAAGTCATCACCCTGCGACACGTGGATTTGATCTGCAAAGTGACGCTGGCGACCGGCTGCATTGTCAGTTACGCCTACGCAATGGAATATTTCATCGCCTGGTACAGCGGCAATCCCTACGAGCGTTTCGCGTTCTGGCAGCGGCTCTTCGGCAAGTACTGGTACGGCGGCTGGGCGATGCTCGCGTTCAATATGGTGACGCCGCAACTTTTCTGGTTCAAAAAAGTGCGTACGAATATGATTGCGGTGTTCGTCATTTCCATCCTGGTGAACATTGGCATGTGGTTTGAGCGGTTTGTCATCGTGGTCGGTTCGCTCTATCGCGATTTCATCCCTGCCAACTGGGGTTACTTCAAGCCGACCTGGGTGGACGTGATGACGTATGTCGGCACGTTCGGTTTGTTCTTCACGTTCTTCCTTTTGTTCATCCGTTTCCTGCCGTTGATCGCCATCGCGGAAGTCAAAGGCGTCACACCGCAGGCCGACCCGCATCATCCGCTGGGCGGCGCCAAAGAGGGGGGGCATCACTGA
- a CDS encoding cytochrome c, giving the protein MRYFLLLLGLSTVLVMVVAGKRGDMSRRPPIEIFPDMDRQPKLRPQTRNNFFPDQLSSQMPVPGTIARGTPYEDTPVNTGRITGTTNFVETIPVPVTEQLITRGQQRFQINCSPCHSAMGDGNGITKRLGMAVVGNLHDKRIVELPDGDVFNTISNGKNLMGAYGANVSIQDRWAIVAYVRALQRSRLADLNDVPEAQRGALKK; this is encoded by the coding sequence ATGCGCTATTTCCTCCTCCTCCTCGGACTATCGACGGTGCTCGTGATGGTGGTCGCCGGCAAACGGGGCGACATGTCGCGTCGCCCGCCGATTGAAATTTTCCCCGACATGGATCGCCAACCCAAGTTGCGTCCGCAAACACGCAACAACTTTTTTCCGGACCAACTCAGTTCGCAAATGCCGGTGCCCGGCACCATCGCGCGCGGCACGCCCTACGAAGACACGCCGGTCAACACGGGACGCATCACCGGCACGACGAATTTTGTGGAAACGATCCCCGTTCCCGTCACTGAACAGTTGATCACGCGCGGGCAGCAGCGTTTTCAGATCAACTGTTCGCCCTGTCACAGCGCGATGGGCGATGGCAACGGCATCACCAAGCGACTGGGGATGGCCGTGGTTGGCAATTTGCATGACAAACGCATTGTTGAATTACCGGATGGCGATGTTTTCAACACCATCAGCAATGGCAAGAACCTGATGGGCGCTTATGGCGCGAACGTTTCCATTCAGGATCGTTGGGCGATTGTGGCCTACGTCCGGGCGCTGCAACGCAGCCGGCTGGCGGATCTGAATGATGTGCCGGAGGCGCAACGTGGCGCGTTGAAGAAATAG